Proteins co-encoded in one Siniperca chuatsi isolate FFG_IHB_CAS linkage group LG11, ASM2008510v1, whole genome shotgun sequence genomic window:
- the LOC122884244 gene encoding coiled-coil domain-containing protein 6-like, whose amino-acid sequence MADSASESDTDGAGSSSATPMSSSASNSGKPSIVISQFRLEELTNRLASLQQENKVLKIELETFKLKCKALQEENRDLRKASVTIQARAEQEEEFISNTLFKKIQALQKEKETLAVNYEKEEEFLTNELSRKLMQLQHEKAELEQHLEQEQEFQVNKLMKKIKKMENETISKQLTLEQLRREKIDLENTLEQEQEALVNRLWKRMDKLEAEKRILQEKLDQPVSAPPSPRDVSMEIDSPENMMRHIRFLKNEVERLKKSLRTTELQHTEKRAQYIEEERHMREENIRLQRKLQREMERREALCRQLSESESSLEMDDERYFNEMSAQGLRARTVSSPIPYTPSPSSSRPISPGLSYGSHTVGFTPPATLSRAAISHYNTPALHVHGSSSHAVARPSPRRSTSPDKFKRPTPPPSPNTHSGAQQAQPPLPPPAQPMVQSMSSPAAMSQHAAAAQQPPSQP is encoded by the exons ATGGCGGACAGCGCAAGCGAGAGCGACACCGACGGAGCGGGGAGCAGCTCGGCCACCCCGATGTCGTCCTCCGCTTCAAATTCGGGAAAACCGAGCATAGTCATTTCACAGTTTCGTTTGGAGGAGCTGACGAACCGCCTGGCCTCGTTACAACAAGAGAATAAAGTTCTTAAAATTGAGCTTGAGACGTTCAAACTCAAGTGCAAAGCCCTGCAGGAGGAGAATCGGGACCTCCGCAAAGCTAGCGTCACCATT CAAGccagagcagagcaggaggaagaaTTTATCAGCAACACCTTGTTCAAGAAGATCCAGGCCCTCCAGAAGGAGAAGGAGACCTTGGCGGTCAACtatgagaaggaggaggaattTCTTACCAATGAGCTGTCAAGGAAACTCATGCAA CTCCAGCATGAGAAGGCAGAGTTGGAGCAGCACttggagcaggagcaggagttCCAGGTTAATAAGCTCATGAAAAAGATCAAGAAGATGGAGAATGAAACCATTTCAAAGCAGCTAACCTTGGAACAG TTGAGGCGGGAGAAGATTGACCTTGAGAACACATTAGAGCAAGAACAAGAAGCCCTGGTCAACAGACTGTGGAAACGGATGGACAAACTTGAGGCTGAGAAAAG AATCCTTCAGGAGAAGTTGGACCAGCCTGTATCGGCTCCTCCGTCCCCGAGAGACGTTTCCATGGAGATAGACTCACCGGAGAACATGATGCGGCATATCCGCTTCCTGAAGAATGAGGTGGAGAGGCTTAAGAAAAGCCTGCGCACCACTGAGCTGCAGC ACACAGAGAAGCGTGCCCAGTACATAGAGGAGGAACGACACATGAGGGAGGAGAACATCCGGCTGCAGAGAAAACTTcagagagaaatggagcgcCGGGAGGCCCTGTGCAGACAACTTTCGGAGAGTGAATCCAGTCTGGAGATGGATGATGAGAG GTACTTCAACGAGATGTCTGCACAGGGCTTGCGAGCAAGGACCGTGTCCAGCCCCATTCCCTACACCCCCTCCCCCAGTTCCAGCCGACCCATATCACCTG GTCTCTCATATGGCAGCCACACAGTTGGCTTCACCCCTCCAGCAACACTGTCCAGAGCTGCCATCTCCCACTACAACACCCCCGCCCTGCACGTCCACGGGAGCTCCTCTCACGCCGTAGCA aGGCCCTCCCCAAGAAGAAGCACCAGCCCCGACAAATTCAAACGTCCAACACCCCCACCTtcccccaacacacactcaggagCCCAGCAGGCTCAGCCTCCGCTACCCCCACCAGCTCAGCCCATGGTCCAGTCCATGTCCTCCCCGGCAGCTATGTCGCAGcacgcagcagcagcacagcagcctCCCTCCCAGCCTTAA